One segment of Methylotuvimicrobium sp. KM2 DNA contains the following:
- a CDS encoding arsenate reductase ArsC yields MLNILIVCTGNSCRSVMGEALFNHHGQGRIRAFSAGSHPIGGINQGALATLKRHGLPTEGYQSQSWEDFEDQPMDIVITVCDSAHGETCPVYLTKAVRAHWGVSDPGHVEGSEEEKIAAFEQTFATLELRVKTMLDLPWEAMPRDELTRKLNEIGQLSA; encoded by the coding sequence ATGTTGAATATTCTAATTGTCTGTACCGGCAACTCCTGTCGCAGCGTCATGGGCGAAGCCTTGTTCAATCATCACGGCCAGGGCCGCATCCGGGCATTTTCGGCCGGCAGCCACCCGATCGGAGGCATCAACCAGGGCGCGCTGGCGACTTTGAAACGCCACGGCTTGCCGACCGAAGGCTATCAAAGCCAGTCCTGGGAGGATTTCGAGGATCAGCCGATGGATATCGTGATCACGGTCTGCGACAGCGCCCATGGCGAAACCTGTCCGGTCTATTTGACCAAAGCGGTGCGGGCGCATTGGGGTGTATCCGATCCGGGCCATGTCGAAGGCAGCGAGGAAGAGAAAATCGCCGCATTCGAGCAAACCTTCGCGACACTGGAATTGCGTGTCAAGACCATGCTCGATCTGCCGTGGGAAGCGATGCCGCGCGACGAATTGACCCGTAAACTCAACGAAATCGGCCAATTGTCGGCTTGA
- the arsB gene encoding ACR3 family arsenite efflux transporter, with product MTEKTHDIGFFERYLTLWVALCIVAGILLGAFAPEFAKTLDGMSIDVNGAPVVSIPIAVCLFFMMYPIMVKIDFAEVVKAGKSVKPVSLTLFVNWAIKPFTMYGIATLFLGGLFYELIGADAVDLVKMPFGLDLPVGSEYGSGTVVLQDGVKMLEVPLWRSYLAGCILLGVAPCTAMVLVWGYLARGNAGHTLVMVAINSLVMLVLYGLIGGFLLGVGQLPVPWEALLLSIGIYVALPLLAGYYSRKWIIASKGPIWFEQKFLHLLTPVTIGALLLTLILLFSFKGDVITANPLTILWIAIPLTIQTLLIFAITYLGAKLWGFSYENAAPSALIGASNHFEVAIATAVMLFGLSSGAALATVVGVLIEVPLMLALVGFCKKTKGWFSD from the coding sequence ATGACCGAAAAAACACACGATATAGGCTTTTTCGAGCGTTATTTGACACTGTGGGTGGCGTTGTGCATCGTCGCCGGCATTCTGCTCGGCGCGTTCGCGCCGGAGTTTGCGAAGACGCTCGACGGCATGAGCATCGATGTCAACGGGGCGCCGGTCGTCTCGATACCGATCGCGGTATGTCTGTTCTTCATGATGTATCCGATCATGGTCAAGATCGACTTCGCCGAAGTCGTCAAGGCCGGCAAGAGCGTCAAGCCGGTGTCGCTGACATTGTTCGTCAACTGGGCGATCAAGCCGTTCACGATGTACGGTATCGCCACGCTTTTTCTGGGCGGACTGTTTTACGAATTGATCGGCGCGGATGCGGTCGACCTGGTCAAGATGCCGTTTGGCCTGGATTTGCCGGTCGGCAGTGAATACGGCTCCGGAACTGTCGTTTTGCAAGACGGTGTCAAGATGCTCGAAGTACCGCTCTGGCGTAGCTATCTGGCCGGTTGCATCTTGTTGGGCGTCGCGCCTTGTACCGCGATGGTGCTGGTCTGGGGCTATCTGGCGCGCGGCAATGCCGGTCACACGCTGGTCATGGTCGCGATCAATTCGTTGGTGATGCTGGTGTTGTACGGCCTGATTGGCGGCTTTTTGCTCGGCGTCGGGCAATTGCCGGTGCCTTGGGAAGCGCTGCTGTTGTCGATCGGTATATACGTCGCGTTGCCGCTGCTTGCCGGTTATTATTCGCGCAAATGGATTATCGCCAGTAAAGGGCCGATTTGGTTCGAGCAGAAATTTTTGCATCTGTTGACGCCGGTCACGATCGGCGCGTTACTGTTGACGCTGATCTTGCTGTTCTCGTTCAAGGGCGACGTGATTACCGCGAATCCGTTGACGATTCTATGGATTGCGATACCGCTGACGATTCAGACCCTATTGATCTTTGCGATCACCTATCTGGGCGCGAAATTGTGGGGTTTCAGCTATGAAAACGCCGCGCCTTCTGCGTTGATTGGCGCGTCGAATCATTTCGAGGTCGCGATCGCGACCGCTGTGATGCTGTTCGGTTTGTCGTCCGGCGCGGCGCTTGCGACCGTGGTCGGCGTCTTGATCGAAGTGCCGCTGATGCTGGCCTTGGTCGGTTTTTGCAAAAAAACGAAAGGTTGGTTTTCTGATTAG
- a CDS encoding AI-2E family transporter, which yields MNYFAANSPLRYMIPGLLLAGLLLLGYWILSEFLLSLTWAFIIAYATWPAYRRLRTFLKDNGNLSASIMTGIIAMIIILAVFGLATLLQEEIKIAYQALAFNLLQGPYELPEPIKRIPWLGNYLQDWLDRLINDRASLTAQITNLATQSLGYLGKIMGGLGYYIIKIGIVAVTLFFCFRDGEDVMRQINKGLVQFLGKHQDIYLHAIANTTSAVVYGLVLTALGQGILAGLGFYIADVQAPALFGAITALLALVPMVGAALVWMPIGITLIFIDRFSDGIGVLLWGSLVVSTIDNVIRPIIISGAGRVPFLVVFFGVLGGLASFGAVGLFLGPVILAVLLAVWRAWLEQQSEEPNINS from the coding sequence ATGAATTATTTCGCGGCTAATTCGCCTTTACGCTATATGATTCCCGGTCTTTTATTGGCTGGCTTATTGCTATTGGGCTACTGGATATTGAGTGAATTTTTATTATCGCTAACTTGGGCTTTCATCATTGCCTATGCAACTTGGCCGGCTTATCGGCGACTACGCACTTTTTTAAAAGATAACGGCAATCTCAGTGCTTCGATCATGACCGGCATCATTGCCATGATCATTATCCTGGCAGTATTCGGACTTGCCACACTGCTTCAAGAGGAAATTAAAATCGCCTATCAGGCATTGGCATTTAATTTATTGCAAGGACCTTACGAATTACCTGAACCCATCAAACGCATCCCCTGGCTAGGCAACTATTTGCAAGATTGGCTGGATCGACTGATTAACGACCGGGCCAGCCTTACCGCCCAGATAACCAATTTGGCAACTCAATCGCTAGGTTATCTGGGTAAAATCATGGGGGGACTCGGTTATTACATCATCAAAATCGGGATAGTGGCAGTCACGCTATTTTTTTGCTTTAGAGATGGTGAAGATGTTATGAGGCAGATCAATAAAGGCTTAGTTCAATTTCTTGGCAAACATCAAGATATTTATCTGCACGCTATCGCCAATACCACTAGCGCCGTTGTTTACGGTTTGGTTCTTACCGCATTGGGTCAAGGAATTTTAGCCGGCCTGGGTTTTTATATCGCCGATGTTCAAGCCCCTGCTCTATTCGGCGCTATTACTGCATTACTGGCGTTGGTACCGATGGTTGGAGCCGCTTTAGTTTGGATGCCGATCGGCATCACATTAATTTTTATCGACCGGTTTTCGGATGGTATTGGTGTGCTTCTATGGGGGTCATTAGTGGTCAGCACTATCGACAACGTTATCCGCCCGATTATCATCAGCGGTGCGGGCCGCGTTCCTTTTTTAGTCGTCTTTTTCGGCGTTCTCGGCGGCTTGGCTTCTTTCGGAGCGGTCGGGTTATTTTTAGGCCCAGTCATCCTTGCGGTATTATTGGCGGTATGGAGAGCCTGGCTGGAACAACAAAGTGAAGAGCCGAATATTAATAGTTAA
- a CDS encoding trypsin-like peptidase domain-containing protein, whose translation MQSTLFIQSLRLIRLALFGAIILFASVYILQQYPTLFSPKSAEPRTVTPRGTLTEVEQTTIEIFEKASPSVVNISTVGKRINPWTRDVTRVPRGSGSGFFWDERGFIVTNHHVLAGASEAWVRLQDQRNLRASLVGTSPEHDLAVLRILVPFDKTTPIPIGSSKELKVGQSVFAIGNPFGLDHTLTTGVISALNRSIAPTPGQTYDDLIQTDAAVNPGNSGGPLLDSAGRLIGINTAIFSPSGASAGIGFAVPVDTINRIVPMLIDKGRYIRPVIGIGSDNRVSAMITQNLGVKGLLILEVKPGFPADKAGLKGSTIDDAGNIIPGDIILSVENKSVRDMETLLDMLDKFSAGDVINIAVWRNGETFETQLRLQ comes from the coding sequence ATGCAATCCACTTTGTTCATCCAATCATTGAGACTTATCCGCTTAGCCCTATTCGGCGCCATCATTCTTTTCGCCTCTGTCTATATTTTGCAGCAATATCCGACATTATTCAGCCCGAAAAGCGCTGAACCGCGAACCGTCACGCCGCGCGGGACCCTCACCGAAGTGGAACAAACCACGATAGAAATTTTTGAAAAAGCCAGTCCCTCGGTCGTTAATATCAGCACGGTCGGCAAGCGCATCAACCCCTGGACGAGAGATGTCACACGCGTTCCTAGAGGTAGCGGCAGCGGTTTTTTTTGGGATGAACGCGGCTTTATCGTGACCAATCATCATGTATTAGCCGGGGCATCGGAAGCTTGGGTCCGCCTTCAAGACCAACGCAACCTTCGCGCTTCGTTGGTCGGTACGAGCCCCGAGCACGATCTAGCCGTCCTCCGTATTTTGGTCCCTTTCGACAAAACCACGCCTATTCCTATCGGATCCAGCAAGGAGCTCAAAGTCGGGCAATCAGTCTTTGCGATCGGCAATCCGTTCGGTTTGGATCATACGCTGACTACCGGCGTTATCTCGGCTCTCAACCGTTCGATAGCCCCTACACCGGGACAGACTTACGATGACTTGATTCAAACCGACGCTGCCGTCAATCCCGGCAATTCCGGCGGTCCTTTACTCGATAGCGCGGGCCGATTGATCGGAATCAATACCGCTATTTTTAGTCCGTCCGGCGCCAGTGCCGGCATCGGTTTTGCCGTGCCGGTCGACACTATTAATAGAATCGTGCCGATGCTGATCGACAAGGGGCGCTATATCAGACCGGTCATCGGTATCGGTTCCGATAACCGTGTCAGCGCGATGATCACGCAAAATCTCGGCGTGAAAGGCTTGTTGATTTTGGAAGTCAAACCGGGTTTTCCAGCCGATAAAGCCGGGCTGAAAGGCAGTACCATCGATGATGCCGGCAACATCATCCCCGGAGATATTATCCTCTCTGTAGAAAATAAATCGGTCCGAGACATGGAAACTTTATTGGATATGTTGGACAAGTTCAGCGCCGGCGATGTAATTAACATCGCAGTATGGCGAAACGGGGAAACCTTTGAGACACAACTAAGGCTACAATAA
- a CDS encoding PstS family phosphate ABC transporter substrate-binding protein, with product MNKKLLALTALALMFVQLPVSARNVRDNIVIVGSSTVYPFTTVVAEQFGRMTRFKAPIVEATGSGGGLKLFCAGVGVRHPDIANSSRRIKTSEFEDCQKNGVKNIVEVKLGYDGITLARSNKGEAFDLTLKQLFLALAKKIPDPSDSEKTVPNPYTHWRQIDPSLPDSAIEVLGPPPTSGTRDAFVELAMEGGCQAFPFIKALKDNNENAYKTICHSIREDGAYVEAGENDNLIVQKLDTNPNALGIFGFSFLDQNTDKLFGLKIDGVEPDFDEIASGAYPVSRSMYIYVKKAHVPMIPGLKEFLEEFTSEKAWGEEGYLTDKGLIPMPEDERKRFADDVLNLKELEM from the coding sequence ATGAACAAAAAATTATTAGCCTTGACAGCGCTTGCCCTGATGTTTGTTCAATTGCCGGTTTCGGCCAGGAATGTACGCGATAATATCGTCATAGTCGGTTCATCAACCGTTTATCCGTTTACGACCGTAGTAGCGGAGCAGTTCGGAAGAATGACCCGGTTCAAGGCGCCGATTGTCGAAGCGACCGGCTCAGGTGGCGGATTGAAGCTTTTCTGCGCAGGGGTTGGAGTAAGACATCCCGATATCGCCAATTCTTCGCGCAGAATCAAAACCTCCGAATTTGAGGATTGTCAAAAAAACGGAGTGAAAAACATCGTTGAGGTTAAGCTCGGCTATGACGGTATCACTTTAGCCCGCTCTAATAAGGGTGAAGCGTTCGACCTAACCTTGAAACAATTGTTTTTGGCATTGGCGAAGAAAATTCCGGACCCTTCCGATTCTGAAAAAACCGTTCCCAATCCTTATACTCATTGGCGGCAAATCGATCCTTCATTGCCTGATTCCGCTATCGAAGTCCTGGGGCCGCCACCGACGTCCGGCACTCGCGATGCGTTTGTGGAATTAGCGATGGAGGGCGGTTGCCAAGCCTTTCCATTCATCAAGGCGTTGAAAGACAATAATGAAAATGCTTATAAAACGATATGTCATTCGATACGAGAGGATGGCGCATACGTTGAAGCCGGCGAAAACGATAACTTAATCGTGCAAAAACTGGATACCAACCCGAATGCCTTGGGCATATTTGGTTTCAGTTTCTTAGATCAAAATACCGACAAATTATTTGGTTTAAAGATCGATGGAGTCGAGCCTGATTTCGATGAAATCGCTTCCGGCGCCTATCCTGTTTCCAGGTCGATGTATATTTACGTAAAAAAAGCGCATGTTCCGATGATACCTGGGTTAAAAGAGTTTCTGGAGGAATTTACCAGTGAAAAAGCCTGGGGCGAGGAAGGTTATTTAACAGATAAAGGCTTAATTCCGATGCCTGAGGATGAGCGAAAACGCTTTGCCGACGATGTTCTGAATTTGAAGGAATTGGAGATGTGA
- the pstC gene encoding phosphate ABC transporter permease subunit PstC has translation MQTPYLLFTLLILSVLAYFIGKRRSVTVVEGTLRELHSLPAYYGYYTALWGLIPALFLMLVWLSFEPTWLAHRTVASLPEEIKSLPSSKLNLQLNNIKNVAAGLQVSQRVDPLIVEAAEHYNRLRKISNFALTLVVLTCSLTGIWLAHKKISKDYRARNVVEKIMTGLMILASTIAIFTTVGIVASVVFESLLFFRQVPFFDFLFGLEWSPQTALRADQVGSSGAFGAVPLFAGTLLISSIALIVAVPIGLMSAIYLSEFAGSKFRSTAKPTLEILAGIPTVVYGFFAALTVAPFIRETGELWGWVVSSESALAAGLVMGIMIIPFVSSLSDDVINAVPQSLRDAAYALGATQAETIKQIILPAALPGIVGSILLAASRAIGETMIVVMAAGLAANLTANPMEAVTTVTVQIVTLLVGDQEFDSPKTLAAFALGLMLFVVTLALNVIALHIVRKYREQYE, from the coding sequence ATGCAAACCCCTTATTTATTGTTTACGCTGCTGATTTTAAGCGTCCTCGCTTATTTTATCGGCAAGAGGCGGTCGGTGACCGTTGTCGAAGGCACGCTCCGAGAATTGCATTCCTTGCCTGCGTATTACGGATATTACACTGCGCTTTGGGGCTTGATACCTGCTTTGTTTTTGATGTTAGTGTGGCTATCTTTCGAACCAACTTGGCTGGCTCATCGAACTGTCGCTTCGCTGCCTGAAGAAATCAAAAGCCTGCCCAGCAGTAAACTAAATCTTCAGCTCAACAACATTAAGAACGTTGCCGCAGGCCTTCAGGTTAGTCAACGAGTCGACCCGCTCATAGTGGAAGCCGCCGAACATTATAACCGATTACGCAAAATCAGTAATTTCGCGCTGACCCTCGTAGTTTTGACCTGCTCTCTAACCGGCATTTGGTTGGCACATAAAAAAATCAGCAAGGATTACCGTGCCCGTAACGTCGTCGAAAAGATCATGACCGGGCTGATGATATTAGCTTCGACGATCGCAATATTCACGACCGTCGGTATCGTCGCGTCGGTAGTATTCGAATCGTTATTATTTTTCAGGCAAGTGCCGTTTTTCGATTTTTTGTTCGGTTTGGAATGGAGTCCTCAGACGGCATTGCGCGCAGACCAAGTCGGATCCTCAGGCGCCTTCGGCGCGGTCCCTTTATTCGCGGGCACTTTGCTGATTTCGTCCATCGCGTTGATTGTTGCGGTGCCGATCGGGTTGATGTCGGCGATATATTTGTCGGAATTCGCGGGTTCTAAATTTCGGTCCACAGCCAAGCCGACGTTGGAAATTCTCGCGGGCATCCCGACTGTCGTTTACGGCTTTTTTGCCGCATTGACAGTCGCACCATTTATTCGCGAAACCGGAGAATTATGGGGTTGGGTCGTGTCATCGGAAAGCGCCTTGGCTGCAGGCTTGGTGATGGGCATCATGATCATTCCGTTCGTGTCTTCGTTATCCGACGATGTCATCAATGCCGTGCCGCAGTCTTTGCGCGATGCGGCTTATGCTCTGGGCGCCACGCAAGCCGAAACGATCAAACAAATTATTTTACCGGCCGCGTTACCGGGCATTGTCGGCAGCATTCTGTTAGCCGCTTCAAGGGCTATCGGTGAAACGATGATTGTGGTCATGGCGGCGGGATTGGCGGCCAACTTAACGGCCAATCCGATGGAAGCGGTCACGACGGTGACCGTCCAGATCGTTACGTTATTGGTTGGCGACCAGGAATTCGACAGTCCGAAAACACTGGCTGCGTTCGCGCTGGGTCTGATGCTGTTTGTCGTGACCTTGGCTTTGAATGTCATAGCTTTACATATCGTTAGAAAATACCGGGAGCAATATGAATAA
- the pstA gene encoding phosphate ABC transporter permease PstA — protein sequence MNNRTDSLSTMEKVRKGIAKRRSAERRFRFYGLTGIVLGLVFVLILFISIIGKGYSAFQQTQIALDIEFLESVIDPNQTRDSKVISRADYNSLIRKSLSKAFPEVKGRRQIRDLNRMISTGAMFQLRDRVLEDPSVIGQSERIWLLASDDYDMLMKGHIDRHVSESERRLKDYQVAWVDQLLEQGRIKKRFNTFFFTAGDSRAPEMAGIRGALMGSMYTLFVTLVLSFPIGAATAVYLEEFAPTNKWTDLIEVNINNLAAVPSIVFGLLGLAMFINFFGLPRSAPLVGGLVLTLMTLPTIIIAGRAALKSVPPSIREAALGMGASKLQTVFHHVLPLALPGMLTGTIIGMAQALGETAPLLMIGMVAFIVDIPKGIFDSATVLPVQIYLWADSPERAFVERTSAAIMVLLAFLISMNAVAVFLRKRFERRW from the coding sequence ATGAATAATCGGACGGATTCTCTATCGACCATGGAAAAAGTTCGCAAAGGCATTGCGAAGAGGCGTTCGGCCGAACGCCGTTTTCGTTTTTATGGATTGACCGGCATCGTTTTAGGTTTAGTCTTTGTGCTGATCCTATTTATTAGCATCATCGGCAAAGGATATAGCGCATTTCAACAGACTCAGATCGCGCTGGATATCGAGTTTTTAGAATCCGTGATCGATCCGAATCAAACCCGCGATAGTAAGGTGATATCGAGAGCCGATTACAATTCTCTGATAAGAAAGTCATTGAGTAAGGCCTTTCCCGAAGTTAAAGGACGCCGTCAAATACGCGACCTGAACCGGATGATCAGTACCGGAGCGATGTTTCAATTACGCGACCGGGTTCTGGAAGACCCCAGTGTGATCGGCCAAAGCGAGAGGATATGGCTCCTTGCCAGCGACGATTACGATATGTTGATGAAAGGCCATATCGATCGCCATGTTTCGGAAAGCGAACGGCGCCTGAAAGATTATCAAGTGGCTTGGGTCGACCAATTGCTTGAACAGGGTCGAATCAAGAAACGCTTCAACACTTTCTTTTTTACTGCAGGAGACTCGAGGGCCCCCGAGATGGCGGGTATTCGCGGAGCCTTGATGGGCTCCATGTATACATTGTTCGTCACGCTGGTGCTGTCGTTTCCGATCGGCGCCGCGACCGCCGTGTATCTGGAAGAATTTGCGCCGACTAATAAATGGACCGATTTGATCGAAGTCAATATCAATAATCTCGCGGCGGTGCCGTCGATCGTATTCGGATTATTGGGCCTTGCGATGTTCATCAATTTTTTCGGTTTGCCTCGGAGCGCGCCGTTGGTCGGTGGACTGGTGCTGACTTTGATGACCTTGCCGACTATCATCATTGCGGGACGCGCCGCGCTAAAATCGGTGCCTCCGTCGATTCGAGAAGCAGCGCTTGGCATGGGCGCGTCAAAATTACAAACGGTCTTTCACCATGTCTTGCCGCTGGCGCTGCCGGGCATGTTGACCGGTACCATCATCGGCATGGCCCAGGCACTCGGCGAAACCGCACCGCTATTGATGATCGGCATGGTTGCTTTCATAGTCGATATACCGAAAGGCATTTTCGATTCGGCTACTGTGTTGCCGGTGCAAATATACCTTTGGGCGGATAGTCCAGAACGGGCGTTCGTCGAACGCACCTCGGCGGCGATCATGGTGTTGTTAGCGTTTTTGATTTCGATGAATGCGGTTGCGGTGTTTTTACGCAAGCGATTCGAGCGGCGTTGGTGA
- the pstB gene encoding phosphate ABC transporter ATP-binding protein PstB, with protein sequence MGATVGSIHADNPRITCRNVNVFYAENHAIQDINLDIGTNEVISLIGPSGCGKSTFLRCLNRMNDTVEGCRVSGEIKIDDVDVYSKHLDVVPLRAQVGMVFQKPNPFPKSIYDNIAYGPKIHGLASTKAELDQIVESSLRKAGLWDEVKDRLDQPGTGLSGGQQQRLCIARTLSVEPEVILMDEPCSALDPIATAKIEQLIDELRQRYTIAIVTHSMQQAARVSQRTAYFHLGKLIEVGKTSDVFTNPLHELTQDYITGRFG encoded by the coding sequence ATGGGGGCGACAGTCGGGTCGATACATGCTGATAATCCAAGGATAACTTGCCGTAATGTCAATGTGTTTTATGCTGAAAACCATGCGATACAAGATATCAACCTGGATATCGGCACGAATGAAGTCATTTCGCTGATCGGCCCATCCGGTTGTGGCAAATCGACTTTTTTACGTTGTTTGAACCGAATGAACGATACAGTCGAAGGTTGCCGGGTGAGCGGCGAAATAAAGATAGACGATGTCGATGTTTATTCAAAGCATCTAGATGTCGTGCCGCTTCGCGCACAAGTCGGCATGGTGTTTCAAAAACCCAATCCCTTTCCGAAGTCAATTTACGACAATATCGCTTACGGCCCGAAAATCCATGGCCTGGCTTCGACGAAAGCCGAATTGGATCAAATCGTCGAGTCTTCATTGCGTAAGGCCGGTCTCTGGGACGAAGTCAAAGACCGGCTAGACCAGCCAGGTACCGGTTTGTCAGGAGGACAACAACAGCGCTTGTGCATCGCCCGGACTTTGTCGGTCGAGCCTGAAGTAATTTTGATGGACGAGCCTTGTTCGGCATTGGACCCGATTGCGACCGCGAAAATCGAGCAACTGATCGACGAACTGAGACAGCGTTACACGATTGCGATAGTGACCCATTCGATGCAACAGGCCGCACGAGTCTCGCAGCGAACGGCTTATTTTCATCTCGGTAAATTGATCGAGGTCGGTAAGACCAGCGATGTATTTACCAATCCTTTGCACGAATTGACACAGGATTATATTACCGGAAGATTCGGATAA
- the phoU gene encoding phosphate signaling complex protein PhoU encodes MKEHTVHLFDGELSHLHYLVLEMAGLVIDQLDTVMTSLDEGEASIAEKVVVRDREVNEYELKIDAEVLSILAKRSPVANDLRKVISISKIVVDLERIGDETVRIAKLIIDMFDPQTSDPNPQLLRDIVRMGTMARGMLRKATDAFDTGNLDDAYELVRGDWDCGQEFQDGIRRQLTFVLQDARLIGRALDILQIMKALERCGNHCINIAEFMIFMVEGKDIRHRN; translated from the coding sequence ATGAAAGAACATACGGTTCATCTGTTCGACGGCGAACTCAGCCATTTACATTATCTGGTACTGGAAATGGCCGGCTTGGTCATCGATCAATTGGATACGGTCATGACATCGCTCGATGAAGGCGAGGCCTCTATTGCCGAAAAAGTGGTGGTTCGGGATCGGGAAGTTAACGAATATGAGCTAAAAATCGACGCCGAGGTTCTGTCGATTCTTGCTAAACGAAGTCCGGTTGCTAATGACCTGCGCAAAGTGATTTCCATTTCGAAAATCGTTGTGGACTTGGAAAGGATCGGCGATGAGACGGTAAGAATAGCGAAATTGATCATCGACATGTTCGATCCGCAAACCAGCGATCCTAATCCTCAGTTACTCAGGGACATCGTCAGGATGGGCACAATGGCGCGCGGCATGCTCAGAAAAGCGACCGACGCTTTCGATACCGGTAATCTGGATGATGCTTACGAGCTTGTCAGGGGAGACTGGGACTGCGGACAAGAATTTCAAGACGGTATTCGCCGGCAATTGACCTTCGTGCTTCAGGATGCCCGCTTGATCGGCAGAGCCCTGGATATCCTGCAAATCATGAAAGCGCTCGAGCGTTGCGGTAATCATTGTATCAATATTGCCGAATTCATGATTTTCATGGTCGAGGGCAAGGACATCCGGCATCGTAATTAA
- a CDS encoding sodium:calcium antiporter, whose product MWLQFFACLLLIGYAGLKLTVYGDAIADKTGLGGNWVGFLLIATVTSIPELASGISAVTLVGAPNLAVSAILGACIFNLNIIVLLDFLYRKGSIYHSASQGHILSAAFGIVLIGLCGLGIVLALNGETLKLGHVGIYSPAIVFLYLVSVYTVFNYERHQIKHYTDQEPDAFPHLSLGQVALRYALAAIVVVAAGIWLPMVAKGISVEMNWQESFVGTLLVAFVTTVPEMVVAVTAVRINALDMAIGNIFGSNLFNIAILAVVDICYKSGPILSSITPVHSISVLTALIMTGLAIIGLFYRSEQRILNMVSWISWVLLALYLINSFFLFNYG is encoded by the coding sequence ATATGGCTTCAATTTTTCGCCTGTCTGCTGCTGATCGGTTATGCCGGGCTTAAGCTCACGGTTTACGGCGATGCGATAGCCGATAAAACAGGCTTGGGCGGAAATTGGGTAGGCTTTTTGTTGATAGCCACTGTGACTTCAATACCCGAGTTGGCTAGTGGTATCAGTGCGGTGACCCTAGTCGGCGCGCCCAATTTAGCAGTTAGTGCGATATTGGGCGCTTGTATCTTTAATTTGAATATCATCGTATTGCTCGATTTTTTGTATCGCAAAGGGTCTATTTATCATTCAGCTAGCCAGGGTCATATACTTTCTGCTGCGTTCGGCATTGTATTAATCGGCTTATGCGGCTTGGGAATTGTCTTGGCGTTAAACGGAGAGACCTTAAAGCTAGGACATGTCGGAATCTATAGTCCTGCGATAGTGTTTTTATATTTGGTTTCGGTCTATACCGTCTTTAATTATGAAAGACACCAAATTAAGCATTATACGGACCAAGAACCCGATGCCTTTCCTCACCTTTCGCTGGGTCAGGTTGCGCTAAGATATGCATTGGCGGCGATTGTCGTTGTTGCAGCCGGCATTTGGTTGCCGATGGTCGCCAAGGGTATTTCTGTAGAGATGAACTGGCAGGAAAGTTTTGTCGGCACGTTATTGGTCGCGTTCGTCACGACGGTGCCGGAAATGGTCGTTGCCGTGACTGCGGTTAGAATCAACGCATTGGATATGGCGATAGGCAATATCTTCGGTAGTAATTTATTTAATATCGCGATTCTTGCAGTAGTGGATATTTGCTACAAATCCGGTCCGATTTTATCGAGTATTACACCGGTACATTCTATTTCTGTATTAACGGCATTGATCATGACAGGGCTGGCGATCATCGGTTTATTTTACCGGTCCGAGCAGCGGATTTTGAACATGGTGAGTTGGATCAGCTGGGTTTTGTTGGCGCTTTATTTGATCAATTCCTTTTTCTTGTTCAATTATGGTTAA